The genomic DNA GGGTTCCCGGAGAGACTCTCTTCGATATCCCTGAAGCTATTGAGAAGGgaacaatcatcatgaactTGCTCTCTGATGCCGCTCAATCTTCCACCTGGCCCGAAATCGCTCCTTTAATCACCAAAGGTAAAACTCTTTACTTCGCTCACGGTTTCTCCGTTGTTtacaaggatgatgtgagtaaCAATTTTCTTGCCATACATCAATTCCATCGTTTCATCGGACTCGAAAGATCCAAATTACATCTGCACATAAAATACAGGATTACCATCCTTTGATGTGTGTAAAGTGACTGACCAATTCCTTTCCACCTTTAGACCCACGTCGTTCCCCCCAAGGATGTAGATGTCATCCTCGTCGCTCCTAAGGGATCCGGTCGAACCGTCCGAACCCTTTTCCTCGAAGGACGAGGTATCAACTCCTCCATCGCCGTCTACCAAGACGTCACCGGTCAAGCTAAAGAGAAGGCCGTCGCTCTCGGTATCGCCGTCGGTTCAGGATACCTTTACGAGACCACTTTCGAGAAGGAAGTGTACTCTGATCTTTACGGAGAACGAGGTGTTGTAAGTTATTAGTCTGCCACAAcaaatatacatatatgtatatcgCCGACGCTGATTGTCTTTTTCTTTGCCGTTGTAGCTCATGGGTGGTATCCAAGGAATGTTCCTTGCTCAATACGAAGTTCTCCGAAAGAACGGACACTCCCCCTCTGAAGCCTTCAACGAGACCGTCGAGGAAGCTACTCAATCCCTTTTCCCCTTGATCGGTAAATACGGTATGGATTACATGTACAACGCCTGTTCCACCACCGCCCGACGAGGTGCTCTTGACTGGGCTCCTAAATTCAAGGAGTAAGTAatatcctttttctctttcgcATATCAAGCAAACTCGGTTTACTAATTGTCATTATGATCACACTCGCAGAGCAAACCTTCCCGTCTTCGAAGCTCTTTACAACTCCGTTCGAGACGGTTCTGAGACCCGACGATCTCTCGAATTCAACTCTCGAAAGACCTACAGACAAGATCTTCAAAAGGAACTTGACGAAATTGACAACCAAGAGATCTGGAGAGCCGGTAAGACCGTCCGAAACCTCCGAGTGAGTAGACCTATGATCGCTATCAAGTGTCAAGAACATCTTGCTGATCATTGTTTTCATCTGTCGTTTTAGCCCGATGCCAACAAGGATGAACTTTAAATCACTTAACCCATCATTCCTTTATCCCTTTGACATCAACAAAACAAAAACATGTAGATGCTACGTACCATATCTAGTTAATGGAGTTCTCAATGCATACTTTTTGGATCTGGCTTTTGCTTTGGGTCTGCATGGTGCGATTTCGAATGGTAGGCGACCAAGGGGATTTAGAAAGAATCGCAAAGACCAGATACCTGTATCCTTTGCTGACTGACGATATAACCAGACATGGGCTTGCACCTAAAAGTTTCAACCACTGGGCATACTTGGCTGTGGGTCTTGCTCTTTCTACCAGCACCCTAGTTTAATGTGAGATATCTACAGAAGGTATTACCACCTGGCTAAGTTAATGAGATCCTTCCTGTACGAATTCCTTTTTCGGTGTTGACCGGACGATGATGTCAGAGTTCATAGCAGCCCTGCACTTTATTTAACTTAATTTACAGCGGATACGAGGTATTTATTTGCTCGTTCTTCATATCACATACGAGATCACTTCAaatatatatgcatattcAAGAGCTGAGTACCAAGGTGGAAGGTAAATACAGACGTCAGAATGACATCAGATACATATATCCCAAAAGAGATGAGAGCTCTGCGTGTACTCAAAGCTCCTTCGTAAGTCGTTCAACAGACTTTACACCCCAAACATACATCTCACACTGACCGATCATCTTGACTCCAATTCACACCGTCGAAACAGTAAATACTACTCTCTGGAGACCGTACCAGTCCTTCGAGCGGAAGGTTCCAAAGTCCTACTGAAGATTGGTGCAGCCGGATTATGTCATACGGATCTGATGGTCTTGGAAGGTAGTTTCGGCTCAAATTTGCCTCTTGTCGGCTCCCACGAACCTGCTGGAACGGTCGTCGCGTTGGGTGAAGAGGCGGACAAGATTGGTAAGATCAAGCTAGGAGATAGAGTGGCTGCCTTGTTACCTAAAGATGTATGTGGTGAGTATAACTTTCAagtggaaagaggatggtagTTGAAAGGCGTGAGTGGAGCGCGGTGGCGTGGTGGTACTTTCGAGATGTTCGTGGTTGATGtgttgatggatgggaaaCTTGAATTTTGGTTTTTGATCAGGTAAATGCTCAGATTGTAAATTCGGTGATTGGAAGTAAGTTTTGCTTCCTGGCATACCAATAACCCTGTACGAATATTAGCTTGACATATTCACATCCTGC from Kwoniella mangroviensis CBS 8507 chromosome 1 map unlocalized Ctg02, whole genome shotgun sequence includes the following:
- a CDS encoding ketol-acid reductoisomerase, mitochondrial, with product MSFSRSSAQSLKQALRATAPKAAGRQVAKRSYSLLAREAPKAMMASRLGATRGVKTLDFAGTKEVVYERADWPLDKLQDYFKNDTLAMIGYGSQGHGQSLNARDQGLKVIVGVRKGGESWKQAQEDGWVPGETLFDIPEAIEKGTIIMNLLSDAAQSSTWPEIAPLITKGKTLYFAHGFSVVYKDDTHVVPPKDVDVILVAPKGSGRTVRTLFLEGRGINSSIAVYQDVTGQAKEKAVALGIAVGSGYLYETTFEKEVYSDLYGERGVLMGGIQGMFLAQYEVLRKNGHSPSEAFNETVEEATQSLFPLIGKYGMDYMYNACSTTARRGALDWAPKFKEANLPVFEALYNSVRDGSETRRSLEFNSRKTYRQDLQKELDEIDNQEIWRAGKTVRNLRPDANKDEL